The Toxotes jaculatrix isolate fToxJac2 chromosome 6, fToxJac2.pri, whole genome shotgun sequence genomic interval gggggggggtcagtatTCTGTTTTTATCCCCGTTTTTGAATTGGTTCCATCTTTTATGATTTCAGACCAACTCACCCAGAATTCATGAATGTAGAAACTTCTGTTATAGTTGGACTGGGTTGAAATTTTTTCTGAACATCCAAGAAACCATAAGGCTCATCAGTAATGTGTTGTGTAATCAGTTAATGCTGAATGCTTTACAATgatcaaatgaataaaaataaagaattttaACATGCTGTAACTTGGGTTTTGAAAAGTCCTCAACAAATGAAGTTTattgttactgttattattgttgttgtttttgcagctgACTGAATGGACATGTGTCTGAGTGACAAACATCAAAAATACTTTCTGTGAGAACTGcagtttcctgtctgtctgtcctgtagTTAACCgcctgtctgtcctgtctccCTCATCTCTGCTCAGACTCGTCCCGGCCTTCAGACACTGATGTGGAGTTGAAGTTCCAGCAGTGTCGTCAGTACCTGGAGCTGAACGAGCGGCTGCAGGAGGCTCGAGGACAGCTGattcagcagagggaggagctgagggcAGCAGGGGAACAGCTGGACAGAGACGtggcagaggtcaaaggtcaaccaCTCTGACTACACTTCCTATCCACAGACTCTTCTTCTATTTTCAATAGACTTTTTAGTGATGGCTTCAGTGCAGAGCACCGGGTGGCCCTGACTGTTCTCTAACCAAGCTGGACCAGAACAAACCGTGACACTAGTGGTGCTTCAGGAGACCCAGTacaggctgtctgtgtgtgtgagaggattGTTGCTGATGAGGACACACATATCTAATCATATTTATGTGACAGGCTGTGATGGTGCATTCAGTGAaaatttcatctttttcttcttttacagcCAATAAACACCAACCCCTCTCTACAAACATTTACTatactttgatatttttttgtggtttttattgcctcaaaaaatgctaaaaaccTTGAGTTTGTTAAATGATGTTCAGAAATCACTCCCCCTCCCTGACCGTCTtcttacagcagcagagacagtgttgagtctgtgcagagttttttgagttgtttttcagagctgattagaaatgaaagagagaaaagtccCAAGATGGGAGTCGTTTCTCTGATTAGCCCTCATTGCTTATCTTAGCGTCTGATTTTCTGCCGTTTGTTTGATGTGCAGTTTGAGGTCACAACACCGGATTGATCATCTGAACGATTAACTGTTGGATGATCCGATGGATTCCTGGCAGGTCAGAAATGTTGGTTTGATGTTAGTAGTTGTTGCAGTTCCACAGTCTGATCGCTCACAACGTGAGATGAGTAAAATCTCAGTGTCTGCTCAGCTTCAGACAGACCTAAACAGACCCCGCTCGCATGTCCACCGCCACAGGTACGTCCTGTGCAGGTCAGCTTCTTTCTCCtcgttttcttctttctgtgaatgtgtctgtgtatccatGATGTTTAGAATTGTACAACATGAGACAGCAGCAAACTGCAGCTCTCAGCTTGTCTGCTCAGTTTCTACCTGTGACTGATTCACTTGTTTTACTCCCATCATGGGAAATTCTCACACAGGCTTAAGTAGTCTAAACTCACGTGACTGCATCTTAGCTTCAGTTTGTGCGGCCTGTAATGAATCAGTGTTTGTTCCTTTTCAGTTGTGTCTACTATGGACTATTATATTTGATTAATTTTGACAGGTAATAATGACCTGTCTTAACACTGTGTTTTAGGGTTCATATTCACAAATAAAGTTATAAGTCAAATTATAACAACTGACATAAAATAAATCTTGGTCTCTGTGGTCCAGTTGTCCATGTTCCAACACTGGCTGCAGTTGCATTATTTTTCTTGCCCTCTAATCCACGTGAATCCTCATTTTGAATGATCATTCAGGATCTGAATGCACCATGAAGCTTGTCAATTGCCTCAAACTATGGTGGATCTGAGAGCTCAGTGCAGCTTTGGAATATGACCGTTTAGAAAAAATGCTGCAAAGTGAGGAAACACAAATGCTGCAAGTAGCACAGAGGAAATGTTTCCAGgggttactgtgtgtgtgtgtgtgtttcattttttttcagctgcagtgcaTTGAGCTCTCAGGGCCAACTCACCATAGCACCTACACACAAGCTGTACAGCATTTTTGGCTCTGCTGTTTCTTGTCTTTGCGCTGACTATGTGCAAACGTACAATctttaaaatgcactttttgTTCACTCTGAACATGTCAGTGGACATGAACCAATAAAAAGCACCATGTTGAAGATGTTTTCAGTCACATTGCTGCACCGGTGTCTGAATGAAGAGGTGAGCACGGCGTCTTAATGAAACACATCACTTTTTATTGGATGAAAACACTTATAATGACACACCTCTGTTGCTTTCCTATTTCACATGGCACCATGACGTCTCTGCTGCCTCATTCACACATGAAAGGCTGAGATCTAATAATCCATATAAACCTGACATGCAGATTCAGATTTCAGGAAAGATCCAGAATTCAGTTTATGAATTATCGTTCATTTATGAGTTTATGAACGAGTTAACTCAAAGTACAGACGGTTAAAACTAATCTGCAGATGTTTGGACATGATTTGGATTTATAAACTGATCTCAGCCAGGTGTGAACAAGGCTGCTGACAGTGATGGTGGGCAAACTTCAAGGACCTTCTGATGGTGCTGAATTCCCTTTTCatctcattcacacacttttCATTACTTGTTTAATTTGTAGGGGCTGTTAAAGTGATTCTCCACCCATAATCCGTAGTGTGAGTATAAGACTGAACTACAATATTTAGAAATTCACCTTTTAAACCTACAGGTATGGGCTTCAAGAAGGTACAAAAAGGTTTTGAGTTTGTGAAATGACATTCAGAGATTCTTCCAAAGCCTGTGGTTTCTTATCAACTGTTCTAAACCTGTGAACATGAGAAACTCAAGTTTGTGaatatgtacaaaaaaatgtaactaGGGCAGGAAAACATGGACAGAGTCCAGGCCTGTTTTAAAGTCTGTTCTTTGTAGATAACAGTTTCTCCCTTTTTTACCATCTGTGTCGTCTAATTGTTGATATTATTTTCTGCATAAAATTCATTTAGTCTCATTTTTTGTTCTAAAACCTCAAATCATTTTAACATATTCAGACTTgaatttttcatgcaaaattCTCTTTGGTTTTTGAGGTGTGACAAACAGCCACAGGCTTGGAAATTCATCATTTCACAAACTTCCATGTTGAACCTTCTTTGAACCAATATATAGAGGGTAGGTGCTTGATACTCAAAAGATTATTGTCAGAGTATCACTTTAATATCTTCCAATGGCCAGTGGGACTTGGAAAGGTTTGCACTGAAAGCTACTTGGGTTTTATTCATACTCAAAACATGCTTTGGAAATACAGTAGGGTGGTAGTAGTAAATACAAAACTGTCCCTCTGTGTAGATGAAGCTTCGCTCTGTGCAGCACTCTGCTGTCTCTGATCTCTGAGCACACATGGAGGAGTGATGGTACAACTACAGAGAATATTCATCATCTTAATATTCGACTTCTTCTCGACCTATCACTACTTTTACAGCAACACAATTAAGCAGATATTAACACGTTTATAAAGACCAGCGGATAAGTTCTGTAAGGACACACACCTGCCTGACCATCATCACCAGCATCAAATGATCTTTTCATTTCCTGACAGGAAACAACCAACAGCTGTTGGTACTGTTTGTACCTGAATCTAGTAGCAAACACAAGTATAATGTCATCACATTCGATTAACTGAGGCATATTGTCGCTTTGTTCGTCTATGCTGACAGTTTTTAGCATTATAGGTCTTTGCAGCACAGTAATACAGATGGCTAGTAATGCTCTCGTCTGGCTTTAGAAAGTATTTTACCGCTGAATAACAACATCATCGTCATCAGGTGTCCACAATGTTAACAGTTGTGTATACAGTCAGTGAATATATTAGCATGCTGTCAGGGAGCAACACTGAGATTCTTTTGCCCACCGGAAGCTTTGAAGATTTTGTATATTTGCATGTTATTTACAATACTGATTAAGACACAGAGTACAGGAGAGTGTGAAGTGAACCAGAATCAGCTGAGAGTTTGGAAAATGACAGTATTTGCTATAAtattttctgcagcagtggtggaaaacCTGCTGgagtccagcaggtgtcagggTAAAGATGTGATAAATCATCCCTTCACATTAATAACTTGTGTGCTaagtatactgtgtatattagAAGTAGCAGTGTCCCCTTAGAAGTAGCAGTGTCCCTCAAGTCACTGCACaaaagcatctgccaaatgagtaaatgtaaaaacatattaCATCCCTGCAAGTAGGATCGGGCGATATGAGTAGTTACTGTGAGAGATAATATATTACATTCCAATATTTCTGCTTGTATTAGGCTACTGCAGGCAGATGTGCTAATTACAGTGCAAGACTGTTTTATAGCAATATTAGATTTGTGAATGATTTTTGTATCAATGTAATGAAACTTGATTTGTTAGATTAATTAGCTGAATTAGCCAAAAATAAACATTCCTGTCTGGTTATTTTATCCACTAAAAGATCCTCATGTGATTTTGTATAATTATATAACAACAGTCACATGAAGTTACATATAAAGCTGTGGAACTTTATTCCATATCGCCCACTCCTACCCTACCCAAAGTTTTTatcctatacacacacattgaagGGTTTCAGTAATAACCTAAAATCTATATATTTCCACGTACATCAGTCCAAGATCAAAGTTAAACAGTTTAAAATTTAGGTGGTCTACATCTAAAGTGTTGAGTAGACAAGGACACATCAAATAAAAGTGATAATGTTATTAATTTGAAGGTATGTATTATCAAAAATGTACCCCCCAACCCCACTGGGCTCCATCTGTGACAGGAAAAGCTGACAGTCGATCATGTTCAGTTGAGTGATGAGGCAAAGGCCCAAAGCTTTGATGTACTTATGTATAAAATACTTTACAAGTTGGTATATCTGTGTCCTTTGTGAAAGTCTTTCAACAGTCTGCCAGTTTGTACCTTTCTCAGGTAAAAGTCCAGCTGAGTTATCATTCAAAAGTTTGCATAATATTGTTCTTTTATTGATTCTGCCCAGGAGACCCATGGTGATTTATGTGCTGAAATCAAGTTCATTGTCTTTGCTTTATGTATTCACTACATTTCTACCAGGCAATGATTAttctacaaatacaaaaaaagtacaaaaagatGCACTTCCTTTTCACTTGAGATTTTTCTCTGAGGTGCATCTCTGAAAGTTATTGGTGGTCTGTTCAGTCATGTCAGACCTGCCTCAGTGCATACATCCAACCCTGTATGAATGGTAGACAGAAGCTGTGATCAacttttcagagagaaaaacttgAATGCAGTGAATGGGAAAGGTAAAGGGTCAGTACTCGAGGTATAGGGACCAGCACGCTCTTCGTCTGTCCACCTGAGTGCCGAGTTTAGTTCAGGAACACAGCAGAGTCATCCAGTAATCTACTAGACGTTCTATGACTCACTTTTTTCCCCTAACTTCTCACTAACTGTGGCTGCTTGGCTTTGTGTGTCTTGCAGGCAGCAGGCCATGGGGCTAGGGATATAGTTGAATGGGGTGACTCGGACAGCCTTGCTGGGGGATCCTTGGCGGAAATGGACAGCTCCGCCCACATGGCTGTCTGATGTCCCTGTGGAGACAGTGCTGTGGCTCCTCATGGAAACATCTGAATCACCATCCTGGGGGTTACTCCCAGAGTTAGCACTGATCTTTCTGAAGAGGGCGAGTCGTGCCACTTCCTCGGAGATCACTGGAGCTGTTTCGACTGTTGGAGAGGTGCTTGAGTTTGTCTTGTTATTTGTAAAATCTTCTGTCTGGACTGTTGCGTCACTTGTCTTGCGTGATGCAAGTAGAATGGTTGGCAGTTTTCCTGGAAGAA includes:
- the c6h19orf25 gene encoding UPF0449 protein C19orf25 homolog yields the protein MNIVSKNKKRVVLPSRPDPPTVDQILEDINRAAPNDPVFSILEQTGQDSSRPSDTDVELKFQQCRQYLELNERLQEARGQLIQQREELRAAGEQLDRDVAEVKGQPL